From the genome of Mesorhizobium japonicum MAFF 303099, one region includes:
- a CDS encoding DUF1295 domain-containing protein: MSVVSAIVLAAAALCATMAVAWLVAIRTGSSGWVDAIWSFAVGIIGAFLALVPFVEGDNDHRRWLVALLALVWSLRLGVHIAGRTIGDSRDDPRYRQLKQQWGASSSSRLFWFLQVQAAAAFLLAMSIMAAAHKPAPELGPGDWIGVAIWVVAIGGEALADRQLNAFRGDPRNKGKVCDVGLWRLSRHPNYFFEWLGWLAYMAIAIGSPWAYPWGFAALAGPILMYWLLVHVSGIPPLEAHMLRSRGVQFRRYQERVNAFWPGVPIAATTREGT; this comes from the coding sequence ATGAGCGTCGTCTCGGCTATCGTTCTAGCGGCGGCCGCTCTTTGTGCCACCATGGCGGTGGCGTGGCTGGTCGCGATACGGACTGGCAGCTCCGGGTGGGTCGATGCGATCTGGTCTTTTGCCGTCGGCATCATCGGTGCCTTCTTGGCGCTCGTCCCATTTGTTGAAGGCGACAACGATCATAGGCGATGGCTGGTCGCCCTTTTGGCGCTGGTCTGGTCGCTGCGGCTCGGCGTTCACATCGCTGGGAGGACGATCGGCGACAGCCGCGACGATCCGCGCTATCGCCAGCTGAAGCAACAATGGGGCGCAAGTTCCTCAAGCCGGCTGTTCTGGTTCCTTCAGGTACAGGCGGCCGCGGCTTTCCTGCTTGCAATGTCGATCATGGCTGCCGCCCACAAGCCGGCTCCGGAGCTGGGGCCCGGCGACTGGATCGGAGTTGCGATCTGGGTGGTGGCGATTGGCGGCGAGGCGCTGGCGGACAGGCAACTGAATGCTTTTCGAGGCGATCCTCGCAACAAGGGCAAGGTCTGCGATGTCGGCCTGTGGCGCCTATCCAGGCATCCCAATTACTTCTTCGAATGGCTGGGCTGGCTGGCATACATGGCCATCGCGATAGGCTCCCCCTGGGCCTATCCATGGGGCTTCGCCGCACTTGCGGGCCCCATATTGATGTATTGGCTGCTGGTCCATGTCTCCGGCATCCCGCCATTGGAGGCACACATGCTGCGCTCGCGTGGGGTACAGTTCC